From a single Campylobacter concisus genomic region:
- a CDS encoding HdrB C-terminal domain-containing protein yields MQKIEIFRFNEKKDILSYFKPYFLEILDYANLDELFLHVKKIDPYFQPITGFVKVNDVVVNTAEPLVNLYEKFADELVISPLDEKRAVLDLEINDDDFWEKFKPFDKFCYQADKEFYTSLKPYFYADFVREYEPNFIGTAAIILAHHLYKKEKNDEIMRLINNENGILIACKIDNFIFGGSEIYNEAIRFFKEILGIKEDKTSKNELEKIKSLDKFKGFKIAVSDKIPANLDKFRANFINLNNKFPCGFELLKVNEKLAFALASKTIFNAFDSGADFLLASNETEFYMFDTLSKKLEKFANRSLQDFYVLRVSELIELENGKIPASLKEHTLKVNLV; encoded by the coding sequence ATGCAAAAAATAGAAATTTTTAGATTTAATGAAAAAAAGGATATTTTGTCGTATTTTAAACCATATTTTTTAGAAATTTTAGATTACGCAAACCTTGATGAACTATTTTTGCATGTTAAAAAAATTGATCCCTATTTTCAGCCAATAACTGGCTTTGTGAAAGTAAATGATGTCGTAGTGAACACTGCTGAGCCATTAGTAAATTTATATGAAAAATTTGCAGACGAGCTTGTAATTTCGCCACTTGATGAAAAAAGAGCAGTTTTAGATCTTGAGATAAATGATGACGACTTTTGGGAGAAATTTAAGCCATTTGATAAATTTTGCTATCAAGCAGACAAAGAATTTTATACAAGCTTAAAGCCATATTTTTATGCTGATTTTGTGAGAGAATACGAGCCAAATTTTATAGGTACAGCGGCCATCATACTAGCTCATCATCTTTATAAAAAAGAAAAAAATGATGAGATCATGAGGCTTATCAACAATGAAAATGGTATTTTGATAGCTTGCAAGATTGATAATTTTATCTTTGGCGGAAGCGAAATTTATAACGAAGCGATTAGGTTTTTTAAAGAAATTTTAGGAATAAAAGAGGATAAAACCTCAAAAAACGAGCTTGAAAAGATAAAGAGCTTGGATAAATTTAAAGGATTTAAAATAGCCGTAAGTGATAAAATCCCTGCAAATTTAGATAAATTTAGAGCAAATTTTATAAATCTAAACAATAAATTTCCTTGTGGTTTTGAACTTTTAAAAGTAAACGAAAAGCTTGCGTTTGCACTTGCGAGCAAGACCATTTTTAATGCGTTTGATAGTGGGGCTGATTTTTTACTAGCTAGCAATGAGACTGAGTTTTATATGTTTGACACGCTTTCAAAAAAGCTTGAAAAATTTGCAAACAGAAGTTTGCAGGATTTTTATGTTTTAAGAGTTAGCGAACTGATCGAGCTTGAAAATGGCAAAATTCCAGCAAGCCTAAAAGAGCATACGCTAAAAGTAAATCTAGTCTAA
- a CDS encoding type II toxin-antitoxin system Phd/YefM family antitoxin → MVTFTKDEIYTATEVVRNFSSVLSRVGANELKRAVIVKNNKFEAVLLNMEEYERLCEAVNVLESIYTAKKRENDGE, encoded by the coding sequence ATGGTAACTTTTACAAAAGACGAAATTTATACAGCAACTGAAGTGGTTAGAAATTTTAGTTCAGTGCTCTCTCGTGTGGGAGCTAATGAATTAAAAAGAGCGGTCATTGTTAAAAATAATAAATTTGAAGCTGTGCTTTTAAATATGGAAGAGTATGAGCGTCTTTGCGAAGCAGTGAACGTGCTTGAGAGCATTTATACTGCAAAAAAAAGAGAGAACGATGGCGAGTAG
- a CDS encoding ornithine carbamoyltransferase, with protein sequence MKISFECECILLQKTLLLFCGNLAAHHKDCDFIVSDHEIVTKKPVFIIGKNAHLSHPFTKATLLDTLEEFYSAMQISKANKLNETKNEKNLEEKISLLIDKFKADLLEILRANQ encoded by the coding sequence ATGAAAATTTCATTTGAGTGCGAGTGTATTTTACTTCAAAAAACGCTACTGCTTTTTTGTGGAAATTTAGCCGCTCATCATAAAGACTGTGATTTTATAGTGAGCGATCATGAAATAGTGACAAAAAAACCAGTATTTATAATAGGAAAGAATGCTCACCTTTCTCATCCTTTCACCAAGGCGACACTTCTTGATACGCTTGAAGAATTTTACTCAGCTATGCAAATTTCAAAAGCAAATAAGCTTAATGAAACTAAAAATGAAAAGAACTTAGAAGAGAAAATTTCACTTTTAATAGATAAATTTAAAGCTGATCTTCTTGAAATTTTAAGGGCAAACCAGTGA
- a CDS encoding alpha/beta fold hydrolase has translation MASRAVKYGSDEYEISYEVVNPKCKKIVLFLHGWGANKEIMKKAFGHYLNEFCHVYIDMPGFGKSSITDPLKTSDYAKIVENFCAELGIKPDIIVGHSFGGKVATLLKPPYLVLLSSAGIVVKKPFIVRAKIVIFKIFKLFGFGKFYKLFATKDVSGMSRVMYETLKNVVDEDFTKHFANFSGKALIFWGENDKATPITSGESIHKLIKNSSFFPLNGDHFFFLLHAKFISDEIEKGINFELNEAKNVVIDDDESGIEEIR, from the coding sequence ATGGCGAGTAGGGCGGTAAAGTACGGCTCAGACGAGTATGAGATCAGCTACGAAGTAGTAAATCCAAAATGCAAAAAAATAGTGCTTTTCTTGCATGGCTGGGGTGCAAACAAAGAGATAATGAAAAAGGCTTTTGGGCACTATCTAAACGAGTTTTGCCACGTTTATATCGATATGCCAGGTTTTGGTAAAAGCTCAATTACTGATCCTTTAAAAACAAGTGATTATGCAAAAATCGTTGAAAATTTTTGCGCTGAGCTTGGCATAAAGCCAGATATTATAGTAGGTCATAGCTTTGGTGGCAAGGTCGCAACGCTTCTAAAGCCGCCATATCTTGTGCTTTTGAGCTCAGCTGGCATAGTTGTCAAAAAGCCATTTATCGTGCGCGCAAAGATCGTTATTTTTAAAATTTTTAAGCTTTTTGGATTTGGAAAATTTTATAAACTCTTTGCCACAAAGGATGTGAGCGGTATGAGTAGAGTGATGTATGAGACCCTAAAAAACGTAGTTGATGAGGATTTTACAAAGCATTTTGCTAACTTTAGTGGCAAGGCTTTGATATTTTGGGGCGAAAATGACAAGGCAACGCCCATAACAAGCGGGGAGAGCATACATAAGCTCATAAAAAATAGCTCATTTTTTCCGCTTAATGGTGATCATTTTTTCTTTTTACTTCACGCTAAATTTATAAGTGACGAGATAGAAAAAGGGATAAATTTTGAGCTAAATGAGGCTAAAAATGTCGTGATAGATGACGATGAGAGCGGGATTGAGGAGATAAGATGA
- a CDS encoding Type 1 glutamine amidotransferase-like domain-containing protein encodes MANIFLCSYFAEVASKIDEVVNFQGKDIVFIDTAAKFEEVNFYVGEAAEILENFGAKLRRLDVSCAKDSVALVSSQDEPSCEDEILSAISQCDIIYVSGGNTFYLLNELRKSHVWQAIKNAVKAGKIYIGESAGAIIAAPDTRYATLMDENSANMSDFAGLNLVDFYVVPHFGCEPFTQATHEIMEKFGSLYDLRPINNAEFIAL; translated from the coding sequence ATGGCGAATATTTTTCTTTGTTCTTATTTTGCGGAGGTTGCGAGCAAGATTGATGAAGTGGTAAATTTTCAAGGCAAAGATATTGTTTTTATCGATACGGCAGCAAAATTTGAAGAGGTAAATTTTTATGTTGGCGAAGCGGCGGAGATTTTAGAAAATTTTGGTGCGAAGCTAAGACGCCTTGACGTCTCTTGCGCCAAGGATTCGGTAGCGCTAGTATCTAGCCAAGATGAGCCATCTTGTGAAGATGAAATTTTATCTGCCATTAGTCAGTGCGATATCATTTACGTTAGCGGTGGAAATACGTTTTATCTGCTTAATGAGCTGAGAAAATCGCACGTCTGGCAAGCTATAAAAAACGCGGTCAAAGCGGGTAAAATTTATATCGGCGAGTCAGCAGGTGCGATCATAGCAGCACCAGATACTAGATATGCTACGCTAATGGATGAAAATAGTGCAAATATGAGCGATTTTGCAGGGTTAAATTTGGTTGATTTTTACGTCGTACCGCACTTTGGCTGCGAGCCTTTTACGCAGGCCACACACGAGATAATGGAGAAATTTGGTAGCTTGTACGATTTACGACCTATAAATAATGCTGAATTTATCGCGCTTTGA
- the fliD gene encoding flagellar filament capping protein FliD, which yields MAVGNVTNLGIGTKNSGLNDDLIKKLKEADEAGQIKPLTKRLERNDLKQKDLAALKTLVSNVNVSGKTLGGEALYLKRTTNNAGKSVTASAANGVSVQNFSIDVQKLAQKDTFQSSNFKNASNLVGATNNGSFDVEIDGQKFSISVTRSTTYQDIVDKINDISRGKLQARILNVGGDKPNQIMLQSGNTGATQTIKFSNDTAGVLDKLGWDSTQFQDKDANGTLLTNPDGTPKMTSNFEKNRILKAQDAEFTYNGVNVKRSKNTFNDLRPGISITLNETGKTNVSVSQDTKEVIKAVEEFIKDYNLMTMNLGIATKYDEEKGAGTFQGVSEISSLRSNIGRLVNGQDSEGKALSKYGIVPDKDGQLQLDLNKLNAALSKDPEEIQKFFMGSSKIEPISYMGASTVSAGALDIKAGDLTINGKSVTFSTTATATAEENALKLQQAINDAGITGVTASLDKSGKRIVLKRSDGENIEVKGKNSALTALGMNEATINPVTKKTDGLFTKLAKMLDGVVGKKGTMIAMQNQLKDENESITKNKESTQKLLDEKYTTMQERFIKYNAIIASLENQFSTLKSIIDAEINSRK from the coding sequence ATGGCAGTAGGTAACGTAACAAATTTAGGAATCGGTACAAAAAATAGCGGACTAAATGATGATCTTATCAAGAAATTAAAAGAAGCAGATGAAGCAGGACAGATCAAGCCTTTAACAAAAAGGCTAGAAAGAAATGACCTAAAGCAAAAAGACCTTGCAGCACTAAAAACTCTAGTTAGCAACGTAAACGTAAGTGGCAAAACACTTGGTGGAGAGGCACTTTATCTAAAAAGAACTACAAATAATGCTGGCAAAAGCGTAACAGCCTCAGCGGCAAATGGCGTTAGCGTGCAAAATTTTAGTATCGATGTGCAAAAACTTGCTCAAAAAGATACATTTCAAAGCTCAAATTTCAAAAACGCTTCAAACTTAGTAGGCGCGACAAATAACGGCTCTTTTGATGTTGAGATCGATGGACAAAAATTTTCTATTAGCGTAACTAGATCAACCACATATCAAGATATTGTAGACAAGATAAATGATATTAGTCGTGGTAAATTGCAAGCTAGAATTTTAAATGTTGGCGGAGATAAGCCAAATCAAATCATGCTTCAATCAGGCAACACTGGCGCAACACAGACTATTAAATTCTCAAATGATACAGCTGGTGTTTTAGATAAGCTTGGCTGGGATAGTACGCAGTTTCAAGATAAAGATGCAAATGGCACTCTACTAACAAATCCTGATGGCACACCAAAGATGACATCAAATTTTGAAAAAAATAGAATTCTAAAAGCACAAGATGCAGAATTTACATATAATGGAGTAAATGTAAAAAGAAGCAAAAATACCTTCAACGACTTAAGGCCGGGAATTTCTATTACATTAAATGAAACTGGTAAAACAAACGTAAGCGTCTCTCAGGATACAAAAGAGGTAATAAAAGCGGTTGAAGAATTTATCAAAGACTACAACCTAATGACCATGAACCTTGGCATAGCTACAAAATATGACGAGGAAAAAGGAGCTGGCACTTTCCAAGGCGTTAGCGAAATTTCAAGCTTAAGATCAAACATTGGTCGTCTTGTAAATGGGCAAGATAGCGAAGGCAAAGCATTAAGCAAATATGGCATAGTGCCTGATAAAGACGGACAGCTTCAGCTTGATCTAAATAAGCTAAATGCAGCTCTTAGCAAAGATCCTGAAGAGATTCAGAAATTTTTCATGGGATCAAGCAAGATCGAGCCAATAAGCTATATGGGAGCATCGACTGTTAGCGCTGGAGCATTAGACATAAAAGCTGGCGATCTTACGATAAACGGCAAGTCGGTTACATTCTCAACTACAGCCACTGCCACAGCCGAAGAGAACGCACTAAAACTTCAACAAGCTATAAATGACGCTGGTATAACTGGAGTTACAGCCAGTCTTGATAAGAGTGGCAAAAGAATCGTCTTAAAAAGAAGCGATGGCGAAAATATCGAAGTAAAAGGTAAAAATTCAGCCTTAACAGCTCTAGGTATGAATGAAGCTACTATAAATCCAGTAACTAAAAAGACAGATGGGCTATTTACAAAGCTAGCTAAAATGCTTGATGGTGTCGTTGGTAAAAAAGGCACAATGATCGCTATGCAAAATCAGCTAAAAGACGAAAACGAGTCGATCACAAAAAATAAAGAGAGCACACAAAAGCTTTTAGATGAGAAATATACAACAATGCAAGAGCGCTTTATCAAGTATAACGCTATCATCGCAAGCTTAGAAAATCAGTTCTCAACACTAAAATCAATAATCGATGCAGAGATAAATAGCAGAAAATAA
- a CDS encoding D-alanine--D-alanine ligase — protein sequence MNLGVIFGAKSYEHEISIVSAIVLKNVLKQELKFIFCDANRDFYLIEEKDMRANFFSSGKYKNSKKLILSKGGFFIHSLFGDKKVECDVIINLIHGMDGEDGKIAALFDFYGIKYIGPRLEVSALSYNKELTKFLAQKAGVKALDYEMLTRESQPKFHYPIILKPARLGSSIGVNIVHDASELAYAKDVAFEFDKDVLVEPFIKGVKEYNLAGCKVDGKIKFSIIEEPKKKEFLDYEQKYLSFSNENKVKEAEISEELKQKLKFNFSKIYDCGFDGAIIRCDFFVIDDEVYLNEINPNPGSLANYLFEDFESTLNALANSLPRERNIKIDYSFINSITSVKGRGKI from the coding sequence ATGAATTTAGGTGTGATATTTGGAGCAAAGAGCTATGAACATGAGATAAGCATAGTTAGTGCGATAGTTTTAAAAAATGTCCTAAAACAAGAGCTAAAATTTATATTTTGCGATGCAAATAGAGATTTTTATCTTATCGAAGAGAAAGATATGAGAGCAAATTTCTTTAGCTCTGGTAAATACAAAAATTCAAAAAAGCTCATTTTATCTAAAGGTGGATTTTTCATACACTCTCTCTTTGGCGATAAAAAAGTAGAGTGTGATGTCATTATAAATTTGATCCACGGCATGGACGGCGAAGATGGCAAGATAGCGGCACTTTTTGACTTTTACGGCATAAAATATATAGGTCCAAGGCTTGAAGTAAGTGCGCTTAGCTACAACAAAGAGCTTACTAAATTTCTAGCGCAAAAAGCTGGTGTAAAGGCGCTTGATTATGAGATGCTAACTCGTGAGAGCCAGCCAAAATTTCACTATCCTATTATCTTAAAGCCAGCAAGACTTGGAAGTAGTATTGGCGTAAATATAGTGCATGACGCCAGTGAGCTAGCTTATGCAAAAGACGTGGCATTTGAGTTCGATAAAGATGTGCTTGTCGAGCCTTTTATAAAGGGAGTAAAAGAGTACAACCTTGCAGGCTGTAAGGTAGATGGAAAGATAAAATTTTCTATCATCGAAGAGCCAAAAAAGAAAGAATTTCTTGACTATGAGCAGAAATATCTTAGCTTTTCAAATGAAAACAAGGTAAAAGAGGCTGAAATTTCTGAAGAGCTAAAACAAAAGCTTAAATTTAACTTTTCAAAAATTTATGATTGTGGATTTGACGGAGCGATCATTAGATGCGACTTTTTTGTGATAGATGATGAGGTCTATCTAAATGAGATAAATCCAAATCCAGGAAGCCTTGCAAACTATCTATTTGAGGATTTTGAGAGCACTTTAAATGCTCTTGCAAACTCACTTCCAAGAGAGCGTAATATAAAGATCGATTATAGCTTTATAAACTCGATCACTTCAGTAAAAGGTCGCGGGAAAATTTAG
- a CDS encoding Mur ligase family protein, protein MSIFLSISTVLFIFALAFYVITCFQWFSYRPERVLFHFTKPAWHVFFFIVPLVLFYTTGKWFFIYFYFALLPALYLWHKKLDKKLVFTARIKHFFVILACAIILNYALNFIIHKVFLAPMPLFVLVVSLFFSEILEKIKFQGFKNKALKKLGANKDLKIILITASYGKTSIKNFLFEILKDNFVCYKTPRSVNTMAGIIKDINENLSEQTQIYIAEAGARLKGDILEITKFLNPQIVIVGEIGAQHIEYFKTLDNIRSTKLEALQSTRLQMAFLHSSTKKEPSQNLEIYDESLKDINANLDGISFMLDDKSYASPLLGKFNATNLAVCIKVARYLKMSDEAVNKALSKMKNVEHRLSKIEAGGKLIIDDSFNGNFSGMSASYELVSTYAGRKVLLTPGIVESDAEQNANLAKVINEIFDLVIITSSLNAEVLLKYIIKPKIIILKDKNKMQEILAQNTHAGDLILFSNDAPSFI, encoded by the coding sequence ATGAGTATATTTTTAAGCATAAGCACAGTTTTATTTATCTTTGCACTCGCTTTTTATGTGATTACTTGCTTTCAGTGGTTTTCATATAGGCCTGAGCGTGTGCTCTTTCACTTCACAAAGCCTGCTTGGCACGTCTTTTTCTTTATCGTGCCGTTGGTGCTATTTTATACGACTGGCAAGTGGTTTTTTATCTATTTTTACTTTGCACTTTTGCCAGCTCTTTATCTTTGGCACAAAAAACTTGATAAAAAGTTAGTTTTTACTGCTAGGATCAAGCATTTTTTTGTAATCCTTGCTTGCGCTATTATCTTAAACTACGCTCTAAATTTTATCATTCACAAGGTATTTTTAGCTCCGATGCCACTTTTTGTCTTGGTTGTGAGCCTATTTTTTAGTGAAATTTTAGAAAAGATTAAATTTCAAGGATTTAAAAACAAGGCGCTTAAAAAACTGGGTGCAAATAAAGATCTAAAAATCATCTTGATCACAGCAAGTTACGGCAAAACTAGCATCAAAAATTTCCTCTTTGAAATTTTAAAAGATAACTTTGTCTGCTACAAAACACCTCGCAGTGTAAATACAATGGCTGGCATCATCAAAGATATCAATGAAAATTTAAGCGAGCAAACGCAAATTTACATCGCAGAAGCAGGCGCTAGGCTAAAGGGCGACATCCTAGAGATCACAAAATTTCTAAATCCACAAATCGTAATTGTTGGCGAGATCGGCGCACAGCACATTGAGTATTTTAAAACGCTTGATAATATCCGCTCTACCAAGCTTGAAGCACTTCAAAGCACTCGTTTGCAAATGGCATTTTTACATAGCTCGACAAAGAAAGAGCCAAGCCAAAATTTAGAAATTTACGATGAAAGTCTAAAAGATATCAATGCAAATTTAGATGGAATATCATTTATGCTTGATGACAAGAGTTACGCTTCGCCGCTGCTTGGAAAATTTAACGCTACAAATTTAGCCGTTTGTATAAAGGTGGCAAGATATCTGAAAATGAGCGATGAAGCAGTAAATAAAGCGCTATCTAAGATGAAAAACGTCGAGCACCGCTTAAGCAAGATCGAGGCTGGTGGCAAGCTGATAATTGACGATAGCTTTAATGGAAATTTCTCAGGTATGAGCGCAAGCTACGAGCTTGTAAGCACCTACGCTGGCAGAAAAGTGCTACTAACACCAGGCATCGTCGAGAGCGATGCGGAACAAAATGCAAATTTAGCCAAGGTGATAAATGAAATTTTTGACCTTGTTATCATCACAAGCTCACTAAACGCCGAAGTTTTACTAAAGTACATCATAAAGCCAAAGATCATCATCTTAAAGGATAAAAATAAAATGCAAGAAATTCTAGCTCAAAATACGCATGCTGGCGATCTTATTCTATTTTCAAACGACGCACCGAGCTTTATATGA
- the truD gene encoding tRNA pseudouridine(13) synthase TruD, translating to MQETTTFKPLYALTHAPIEAYFSKNSDDFVVREIPLYEFSGDGEHLIVEISKKDMTTQEALHVLSEVTGAKMRDFGYAGLKDKQGMTTQFISMPRKFESNLVNFSHEKMKILSLNVHKNKLRIGHLKGNSFFIRLKKVLPSNAKKLEQAFVSIDKIGYANYFGYQRFGKFGDNAETGLELLKNGTINGKKSKNVKLNDFLISAYQSDLFNRWLSKRVEISRFAQDFSLGELAQIYPYLDNAILKNLKSQKRFFKLIEGEVLGHYPHGKCFLCEDLDAEGARFDDRDITSCGLIAGAKAYEAQGLARMVEDQIFAQANEYKAKMTGSRRFAWCYLEDASCKYNEEKAHFTINFTLQKGSYATVVLEEILHKNIFE from the coding sequence ATGCAAGAAACCACCACTTTTAAGCCACTTTATGCGCTCACTCATGCACCTATTGAGGCTTACTTTTCTAAAAATTCAGATGATTTTGTCGTGCGTGAGATACCACTTTACGAGTTTAGCGGTGACGGCGAGCACTTGATCGTTGAAATTTCTAAAAAAGATATGACGACACAAGAGGCTTTGCATGTCTTAAGCGAGGTTACAGGAGCTAAGATGCGTGATTTTGGCTACGCTGGGCTAAAGGACAAGCAAGGCATGACGACTCAGTTTATCTCAATGCCACGTAAATTTGAGAGCAATCTAGTAAACTTTAGCCACGAAAAGATGAAAATTTTAAGCCTAAATGTGCATAAAAATAAGCTTCGCATCGGACATCTAAAGGGAAATAGCTTTTTTATTCGCTTAAAAAAGGTGCTACCAAGTAATGCCAAAAAGCTAGAGCAAGCATTTGTTAGTATCGATAAAATTGGCTATGCAAACTACTTTGGCTATCAGCGTTTTGGTAAATTTGGCGATAATGCTGAAACTGGACTGGAGCTACTTAAAAACGGGACGATAAACGGCAAAAAGAGCAAAAATGTAAAGCTAAACGACTTTTTGATCTCGGCATATCAAAGTGATCTTTTTAATCGCTGGCTTAGCAAACGCGTGGAGATTTCGAGGTTTGCGCAGGATTTTAGCCTAGGCGAGCTAGCTCAAATTTACCCGTATCTTGATAACGCGATTTTGAAAAATTTAAAATCGCAAAAGAGATTTTTTAAACTGATAGAGGGCGAAGTTTTGGGCCACTACCCTCACGGCAAATGTTTTTTGTGCGAGGATTTGGACGCGGAGGGCGCGCGCTTTGACGATAGAGATATCACTAGCTGCGGGCTGATAGCGGGTGCGAAGGCGTATGAGGCGCAGGGCTTGGCGAGAATGGTCGAGGATCAAATTTTCGCGCAAGCAAATGAATACAAAGCTAAAATGACGGGATCTAGGCGCTTTGCGTGGTGCTATTTGGAGGATGCAAGCTGCAAATATAACGAGGAAAAGGCGCACTTTACGATAAATTTCACGCTGCAAAAAGGAAGCTATGCGACTGTTGTGCTAGAAGAAATCTTGCACAAAAATATCTTTGAGTAG
- the ruvA gene encoding Holliday junction branch migration protein RuvA → MIKAIEGVVSRKDPAFVILKTNSGVSYGIFISLFCSAKLSKGEKVELAITQIIREDANLLYGFLDANEQKMFEMLIKLNGIGASTAMAVCSSLSSQAFTNAIISGDADTFKSVPGIGPKTARRIIAELSDAKLISDESVPSYQNEALLALEALGFKREKIVKILPECKSENTSDLIKEALKKLG, encoded by the coding sequence TCGTCAGCAGAAAAGATCCCGCATTTGTGATACTTAAGACAAATAGCGGCGTAAGCTATGGAATTTTTATCTCGCTTTTTTGCTCAGCCAAGCTTAGCAAGGGCGAAAAAGTCGAGCTTGCCATAACACAGATCATAAGAGAAGATGCAAATTTACTTTACGGCTTTTTGGATGCAAACGAGCAAAAGATGTTTGAGATGCTAATAAAGCTAAATGGCATCGGGGCTAGCACGGCTATGGCGGTTTGCTCAAGCCTTAGCTCGCAGGCATTTACAAACGCCATAATAAGCGGCGACGCAGATACCTTTAAAAGTGTGCCAGGCATCGGACCAAAGACTGCTAGACGCATTATAGCTGAGCTAAGCGACGCAAAGCTAATAAGTGATGAGAGCGTGCCAAGCTACCAAAACGAAGCACTTTTGGCACTTGAGGCACTTGGCTTTAAACGTGAGAAGATAGTGAAAATTTTGCCTGAGTGCAAGAGTGAAAATACAAGTGATCTTATAAAAGAAGCATTAAAGAAATTAGGATAA
- a CDS encoding FlaG family protein has protein sequence MEIFKAAANQVLDTSMSTSAQRQIDSRPIEHSDVKLSADKNNETKDVNELDGLSNEELAKRTREVTDKLNFQMQQLDTNVRFAYNEKLNLMVVQVKDAKTGEEITQLPSKEAIRISEYFKESIGILFDKES, from the coding sequence ATGGAAATTTTCAAGGCAGCAGCGAATCAAGTACTAGATACAAGCATGAGCACATCCGCTCAGCGTCAAATAGATAGCAGACCTATTGAGCATTCTGATGTTAAATTAAGTGCTGATAAAAACAATGAAACCAAAGATGTTAACGAGCTAGACGGACTTAGCAACGAAGAGCTTGCCAAAAGAACAAGAGAGGTCACTGACAAGCTAAATTTTCAAATGCAGCAGCTTGATACTAATGTAAGATTTGCTTACAACGAGAAGCTAAATTTAATGGTCGTACAGGTAAAAGATGCCAAAACTGGCGAAGAGATAACACAGCTTCCAAGCAAAGAGGCTATAAGAATAAGTGAGTATTTCAAAGAAAGCATAGGAATACTTTTTGACAAGGAGAGTTAA
- the fliS gene encoding flagellar export chaperone FliS — protein sequence MNQSAYSAYAQSSFGGIESPTKLIEMLYDGILKFIFRTKKAIEAGDIEKKVYYINRTNAIFVELLNSLDYSQGDVAHYLSGLYTRQMQLLAMANIQNDIAALNEVTNVVKQLSEAWREVTSGE from the coding sequence ATGAATCAAAGTGCATATAGTGCATACGCACAGTCTAGTTTTGGGGGCATTGAGTCCCCAACTAAATTAATAGAAATGCTTTATGACGGAATTTTAAAATTTATATTTCGTACCAAAAAGGCGATAGAAGCTGGAGATATAGAGAAAAAAGTTTATTATATTAATAGGACAAACGCTATTTTTGTTGAGCTTTTAAATTCGCTTGATTATTCTCAAGGCGATGTAGCTCACTATCTTAGCGGCCTTTATACAAGACAGATGCAGCTTCTTGCTATGGCAAATATACAAAATGATATCGCAGCTTTGAATGAAGTAACAAATGTTGTAAAACAACTATCAGAAGCATGGAGAGAGGTAACTTCAGGTGAATAG
- a CDS encoding thiamine-phosphate kinase — translation MDKENFTIECFGNAYIGDDAAVLGMQVFSKDIFAENSHFKHGWLSLEEIGYKAMIVNFSDTIVMNAKPKFALLGLSLPKNFLPQQIKELSGGINRACEEFGVKIIGGDTISSKILNISVSVIGELNGKAVLRKNARYGDLVAFTGELGGSKKGLNSLLRLAQISKNSRFKKPILRDKFFYKAAHLINSAMDISDGLNADLAKLLKASKKGAKFTKKLSKFELSSGEEYEILFTFCPKNLNAIKRIAAKTRTKINVFAKISNKRLKQNARNHHF, via the coding sequence ATGGATAAAGAAAATTTCACGATTGAATGCTTTGGTAACGCTTATATTGGCGATGATGCGGCTGTGCTTGGCATGCAGGTCTTTAGCAAGGATATCTTTGCTGAAAATTCGCACTTTAAGCATGGCTGGCTAAGCCTTGAAGAGATCGGCTACAAGGCGATGATCGTAAATTTTTCAGATACGATCGTGATGAATGCTAAGCCAAAATTTGCGCTTCTTGGACTTAGCTTGCCAAAGAATTTTTTGCCGCAGCAAATCAAAGAGCTAAGTGGCGGCATAAATAGAGCTTGCGAGGAGTTTGGCGTAAAGATAATCGGTGGCGACACGATAAGTAGCAAAATTTTAAATATAAGCGTTAGTGTAATTGGCGAGCTAAATGGCAAAGCCGTGCTTAGGAAAAATGCAAGATACGGTGATCTAGTGGCTTTTACTGGCGAGCTTGGAGGTAGTAAAAAGGGGCTAAATTCGCTTCTAAGGCTAGCTCAAATTTCAAAAAACTCACGATTTAAAAAGCCTATTTTAAGAGATAAATTTTTCTACAAAGCAGCTCATCTTATAAACTCCGCTATGGACATCTCAGATGGGCTAAATGCCGATCTTGCTAAGCTTTTAAAGGCTAGCAAAAAGGGTGCTAAATTTACAAAAAAGCTAAGTAAATTTGAGCTTAGTAGCGGCGAAGAGTATGAAATTTTATTTACTTTTTGTCCTAAAAATTTAAACGCTATCAAAAGGATCGCCGCAAAAACACGGACTAAGATTAACGTCTTTGCAAAAATTTCAAACAAAAGGTTAAAACAAAATGCAAGAAACCACCACTTTTAA